Below is a genomic region from Rhododendron vialii isolate Sample 1 chromosome 5a, ASM3025357v1.
GATCATTTGCACCATTGTAATCTCATCATCATCGGAGGAAGATCCGTCAAATTCTCCCAGTAATATTCTGTGGGTTAAATTGctcatgatgatttttttggaaagagaagACTGTATATAGATTTGAGTGTGAGAATGAATAATGGGGAGGatagtatatatagatggtaagtaaatggtgtagttgagagtaGATAAGAGTAAATGACTGAAGTAAATGGTGTAGGTGAGAGTAGATGAGAGTAAATGATGTAGGTGAAAGTAGATGACAGTAAATGATGTAGGTGAGAGTAGATATAAGTAAATGACTATagtaaatggtgtagttgagagtgTGGAGTAAATGGATCAATTAAATGACGTGGTTGAGAATTGATGGGAGTAAATGGATGAAGTAAATTGTGTTACTGAAGTggatgagaagtaaaaaaaaagaaaaatgagaaggaagtttttttttttttccgaaatttttttttttaaagttctcgATTAccggataccaaaattatttttcaacggaaGTAGTATTTAAATTAGGATTAAGAAAGTTAAGGAAAATTAAGGAGGATGGaaagttagttaattatccatcttttttttacatCCCACCATTGGATAGGCATGGgttctattttacatctaaCCAACTTTTAACTACTTTttacatctaaaataactataCAACCACTTCTAAAAtgcatccccattggggatgctctcaGAAAATCTTACATCTCGAGCTTGAGTTTCACTTGCATGCTATCGATTCCTGTACTGCGTCACTACATTCGAATCTTTTTCCTGACTTTAATTTTGCAAAGTAATTGTCCATTGAGCCAAACAacgagttataaaaaaaaaaacatcagcGAGCTGAAATTCCTTATTTTAAGGAGCACCAGCAAATTATGAAAAAACCGTGTTTTCCTAAGACCTAAGTTGTATCTCAAGTGGTCGTGAATGAGCATTTAAAGGCGTCAATACATGAGAATTCAGGTTCAAATCGATGGAACGAAATTGGTCTGCTATAGTAATCTAGACTCTAGCAGTAACACACTAACATCCTACCGGGaaaaaagatgagagagagaaactttaCTGCTGCATCAGGGGATAGGTGCACGTCCCAATACTGAAGAAGGGAAGATGAACTTGTACCCGTTTTTCTCGCTAAGAGCGTACACAGAGCCTCGCTGTCTTGTTACCATGTGAACGAGTTgtggctcctctctctctctctctccaacctatacatacatacgtactctctctctctctctctctctctctctctctctctctctctctctctctctctcctacctaTACATACGTACATTTATTATCACATTCGTGACACACCCACACAGgaccccctcccctcccccagCCCAACTGGCAAACTTTTGTATCCACTCACACAGAGAGAGCCGAATGGGTTATTGAATGACGACAAACCCAATCTAGGATTCTACTCCAGAtttccttttgttctttttcccgCAACagtccactccactccactccccTCCCTAAATACCCAGTCTTTTCTTTCACTCCATAACCCACTCATTCATTCATCATTCTTCTCTCCTTTTCGACTacacaagaaagaagaaaaaaaaaaaccccttggGAGATCCTTCGCCAGAGGCTAGGAAGCCACAATGAATGGCATTTTAGCTGCTTCAGAGTGCAGCAGTGGTTGCGAGTCCGGTTGGACTCTGTACTTGGACCCCTCTTTTCTCACCCCATTTCCTTCACTCAAAGGCAATGACCTTGTTTACAGTAAAGGAAAAGTgggagatgaggaggaagaagaggaggaagaggactCGTCTATGGTTTCGGACGCGTCTTCCGGGCCTCCGATTCTCCAGGAGGATTGTGAGTATGGAAATTCTGGCAATGGGTGCTTTTGTCGCGCACCCATTGAGGAGAAAAACAGGGGAAAGGGGAAGAAGAGCGGGGAGAATGGGCGTCGGAGATTCGAAGAACATTCTTCTTTACTTGATGACACGGCTAGCTCCCCTATCTTCAATTTCTCCCAACAATTGAACAATGTgaggaaaaaattggtttaGCGAGTGTTTGGTCTAATTTGTTTTGGTATTGTTGTCACTGTCAAAGTCGTTTTTAATCACCAAAACTCcgaaaaagttcactaaagacgaaaaaaatttctACCTGTTATACTTTCTTTTtatgtcttttaattttttcttctaaatgaACTTTTTCTAACTTCCATTCATATGTTATTCTCTCAAGATTTTTCTTGAATTAATCGAAATTTTTAACGGGAGCTAAATaaaagatcatttttttttaccttgtgACGAATGGAATTTTTTGTTgccaatcaaagaaaaaaaacatccTTGGACTCATTTCAGTAAACCAAACACCGTTTTACTcgctactgtttttttttttttcttgggaaTAACGGTGGTGATTCTGAAAATGTGACAGAATAATTACACAGTACCTAGTAATCAAGCTTCAATGGAGAATATCTTGGATTTTTCAGAGAGTTGCTCTGGAACCCATTTTGAGGTATTTTTGGACTGTTTTTCTAATCTGTTTCTCTGAGTTGAGCATTGTATCAAACAGATAGTGTGCTTACCAAAAATGGGTTCTTGCAGGTGAGGTCTGCATTGCATGAGCCATTTGGTTTCTTCCAGTCTTCTCTCCCTGGAAACCAACTGCAGCAGAACCAGTTAAGCTTCGtttctttttgaacttttaatgCGTATTATAGAATGCGAAACCTGATAGTACTGTATACCAAGTCGCATATGTCGCGAAATCCTTGCGTTTTCGTGCAATTTCTATAAACTTCAAACCCTAGCTAGTCTTTCTTACTATGATTAAACTAAGTCCAGAACTTGGACGTATTTGCTGAACTACGTAAATCTTGTGTTCTCCGGTGTTAAGACTTttgacatttttatttttcagaacCTGTATTTGTgttccgaaaaataaaaaatcgttATTTATTTTGGTCGGAAATGTTGCATACATTTCTATTTGTTATCATGCAAATGTAGAGAAAGGGAAAGACAGCTATTCCCTTCGTACCATTaaatttgtccggtccgcaaaatgatgacttaaaaataatataatttttgaaaaaaactttcAATAATTTATTTGATATCACTGAGTTCTTTTAGCttataaaaaaagtttaaatttttctttgaaagaaatgctttattttttagttctcgtTTTGCAAATTGAACAAATTTTATGGGGGAAGGGAGTACTATTTTAATACATCTTAACAGAGGAGGTAGAggtgttattcggtcggttcggttcggttcggggtggatttgCTGCACCCCGATCGGGTTTGAGGTATATAATTCGGAAACCGATCCCGACCGgtattaattttggttcggttcggttcgcgGTGAGTTCGGTTAGGTCGGGAATTTCGGGGTGTTCGGTCCGCCCGAAATGGGCCTTAGTTGGACCATTTCGgccatttttaaaaactaacaaTAGCCTACGGGCTATGTTTGGGTcattttttcacccatatttgggctATTTTCACATGCAGAAAGTctatacacacatacaatctgtgcacagattgtgcacagattttgttgtaggacccaccacgggtcccacacaaatgatccgagctgttcattaaatgtaaaatattttttcaagggttcccgtaaaaaataatctcaatccgatacctatagatactcgatccaatcgtataacttttcattatccgaaaatctgaatgaaaagttagatggttggatgaagcacctataagtattggattgagcttattttttacggggacctttgaaaaaatgttttacatttaatgaacggcttggatgatttgtgtgggacccgtggtgggccccacaacgaaatctgtgcacaaaaatctgtaccggtagcaggactcTTTCACATGTTTCTCACCCATATTTGGACAATTTTTAACCTTAAGTCAATCACccatgtttgggccattttttcacatttgggcCATCGTaatttgtacctttttttttttttttttcaaatacgaattgaaaaaaaaaaaaacatacaacaaGTATGCTCAAACAAGTACTCTTccaccgttttttttttttcaatcgattggaaatattttctacactagtgtatataacttggaggagttaaagtaatttagaacagagagagcaatcgattggaaaattttgcaaaaacgtaaataaatcaagcaatgaaattccaaaaaaaaaaaagtaagagccaaaagttaaccattcaaaattttgtttgaagttaacaattcaaaacaataagagccagaagattaaaacaatttatataaatatatataatatatatggttcggtcggttcggtcctcGGTTGGTTCGGTCCGCATTCGGTTCGGTCGGTATAGATTTTcagaaaaccgagaccgaaccgacctAGGTTCAGTTCAattcggtccaccccgaaccgaaaaaaaactcccttggACCGACCGAAGAACGAACCGATTGGTCagttttttcggtctttttcggtccggtcgggttcgTAACAGCCCTAAGAGGAGGTATGAAATCCCACTTTGGATCCTACGTCGGTGTGGGATATGAACGCCCTCTGAAAATCTAATCCGTCTCAAAGTGCAACACCAAATACCGGATGGATTCACGGACCCTATGAAGCGAAATTGCGTCTCCTAACCTGTCTCCAAATCCTCCAAACAAACGAGCCCGTAAATCTTTTTCTGTTAGGGCTCCCCAAATTCCTGCAATGCCTCCGACGCATTGTTCTATAtttctcaatattttttaacGAACTTTGAATATGTCCTGATTTACAGGTGGTTTAGAGAGAAGATGGGGATGAGATGAGGAGATTTCCAAGCAGAGCTGCTGTTGGGTGATGGAAGACTGTTGTTATGGGAGTTGCTTAatgcttagagagagaaaaaggataGTAGGAGGGATCCGGGGACCCTGTAGTGCACCCTTGCAGTACAGGGTGCTAGGTCCATTGTACGAGAGTGTCATCAAAGCGAACGGAATTGGATGTTGCGCTACAGGGTGCTAGGTCCGTAGTAGAGAGTGTTTATCAAAGCAAAAGGAATTGGATCTGCAAAAgggatattgttttttttttttttccctttttccttttgtttttgctgTCAATGAAGTGGGAAACAGCctgagagaaaaaagaagagggaaatAAATTTCCTGTTTCCTTAAGAATTTAATTTCCTTGTTGATGAACAGTGGCTACATATGAGATGATCTAGTGTTTTGGACAGTCAGTCTCTGTGCAGCCATGCCTAAACCATTGTTTTTTCATGAAAGTCCCATTCTCTGTTATGTTTGCATGGAGATTTCGTCGAAGGCCACATAACGGCACTGGACACCGACACCCTTTGAAAACAAGTGTTTGATACTCAAATCCGAAGTGtatttttcaacatattttgttTGGACACTCAGAAGTAGGCTTGTCAATGAGCCGTATCCGATCCTGATCCGACAAATctgaatccgatccgaaaacttttttacttcaaaaatttaacaaaaaaaaaattttccaaaaaaaaaatttaaaaaaaaaatataagtttaaaagggaaaatttaaaataaaaatacaacttcttaaacattttttttttccaaaataaaaaatttacagctttttttaaaaaaaaagttcggattggattgataacagatttaatccgatccgatccgatccgatccgaatccaatccgatccgtatttggattaccggattATCGGATCAACATTATCGGgttcggatcggatttttcggatcggattcggtcCATTAACAGGTCTACTCTGAAGACACTCTAAAATATGCTCTAAATGCTCTTGGGACACTGGTTAAACAGGTCGGGGGTGTTAAC
It encodes:
- the LOC131327979 gene encoding protein SOB FIVE-LIKE 5-like; amino-acid sequence: MNGILAASECSSGCESGWTLYLDPSFLTPFPSLKGNDLVYSKGKVGDEEEEEEEEDSSMVSDASSGPPILQEDCEYGNSGNGCFCRAPIEEKNRGKGKKSGENGRRRFEEHSSLLDDTASSPIFNFSQQLNNNNYTVPSNQASMENILDFSESCSGTHFEVRSALHEPFGFFQSSLPGNQLQQNQWFREKMGMR